Below is a window of Camelina sativa cultivar DH55 chromosome 11, Cs, whole genome shotgun sequence DNA.
aggaacATAAATGCTCTGTCTAAAAACCATACAGTGTATGCGATTGATCTACTTGGGTTTGGTGCTTCCGACAAGCCACCTGGTTTTAGCTATACAATGGAGTCATGGGCTGAAGTATAACCATCTTGTGAAACTACTCTGTTTTAATTAAGTGTTTGTggggtttgtttggtttattgaCTTTATTTTGTTGCAGTTGATACTCAACTTCTTGGAAGAAGTGGTTCAGAAACCGACGATTTTGATTGGAAACTCTGTTGGAAGCCTTGCTTGTGTCATTGCCGCCTCAGGTTTTAAGCCCTTTTCACTACATTACTTTGTCTCCGTCTAATATGTACTTCAAATAAGAGCTTGTGCTTGAGctatcttatgtttttttatgagatataaTTTGGTTAGGCATCTATGGTTTATCTTATGTTATAAAGGATAAGAAAGTGTAGAAATGCTTAAGTTTTAGTTATTGATTGATCAGTCTCATGTTGTATATTATATCCGCTATTTACTGAGACTCGAGTATGTGTGTTTGACATTATGtaaaaagaaacagaatcaCAACAAGATCTTGTGAAAGGTCTTGTTCTATTGAACTGTGCTGGTGGTATGAACAATAAAGCCGTGTTTGATGACTGGAGAATCAAGCTGCTGATGCCTTTACTCTTGCTTATCGACTTTTTACTAAAGCAAAGAGGAATTGCTTCTGCACTCTTCAACCGCGTAAAAGACAAGTATGTCATACTTCACTTCATCACCGAGTTACAAATAACACCCgtctttttttgctttgactTTAGAAGGATTTAATCGAGAGCTCTAACACATTGATGGATGAACAAAACGCAGGGAAAATCTGAAGAACATCTTGACAAATGTTTATGGGAACAAGGACAATGTAGATGATACGCTTGTAGAGGTATCGTCGTATTACTTATTCTCAAAGACAAAGAACTAATGAAACTTATAATGAattttttatgtgaaaacgTTATGTCAGATCATCGCTGGACCAGCAAATACCGAAGGTGCGCTAGATGCATTTGTTTCAATCCTAACGGGTCCACCAGGACCAAACCCGATTAAGCTGATTccggaaataaccaaaccgGTTCTTGTCTTATGGGGAGACCAAGATGGACTAACCCCTCTCGACGGTCCAGTAGGTAAGTACTTCGCATCCCTTCCGGATGAGTTACCTAACTTCAACCTCTATGTTCTACAAGGCGTTGGACATTGCCCACAAGATGATCGCCCCGATCTTGTCCACGAGCGTCTCCTTCCATGGTTGGCTCAACTTACTTCCACctagttttgatttgtttggcGGTGTACACttgtttataaatgtttatgtgcgactttttggaaaaaaagacaGCATCAAAATAGTATCATGATTAACGGTAGAGCACAGAGATTAGTTACCAAGTTCTTGACACATAATTCGTGGTGTCTAAATGTACCAAGTTTGTAAGCAAGTCGGAGAGTTTGTAAGTTGGTCAAAGAGTTTTTTCTTTATGGAGTATTAAACTAATgaagaaattagaaaaacaagCAACATAAATGTGGAAGCTAAAAGCTCAACTCAGTTGTACATAACTAAAATTGTCTGAACATAGTCAATGTAAAGCAAGGTTAGCAGATAAGCTTAATAATCAAGCTCAATGTCATTGAGTAGTAGATGAGAATTGTGATATTGGTACCTTCATGCATTTGATTATGGAATGgaagatatatagatatagagtACTAAATTGGTAAAACGATCcttataaaatctaaatgaTGAAATTGACTTGTTGGTTAATGAATGGGTCCATCTAGAATTTTTGTTGGTAAGTAAAAGACACTTTATGAGCTGTTAGAAGCTATTTTTGGCCACACATCTACCAattttttggttgttgaatCTTTAAAAGAACACTCATGATGCAATACCATCAACACAATGAAGAtgataaatgtaaaattaattgcGCTAGGGACTATAATCCAAAGAAAATTTGAAGTTAGTTTTAGGACTATCTACTAAGATGACGTTATCCTAAAGAAAAATCGGCACAAACCGCTTAGCAATGTGagtatgcatttttttttttttcgctcaACTTCAACTATTCATTATCCAAAGTTCTTACAACTTACAATATAAACCATTAGATTACTTATCCATCTAGACTTTGTATAGTAAAGCTTGGGAGCATAATTCCAAATGTGAGGATGCATTTGGAATCACAACCCAAGCTTATTTAcctaataaacaaaatatatcatttacCACAATATAGAGAGGTCAATGATATATAAGATATCAATGACCATAATTAGGCACCTAGCAGTAGAAATTGCATTCAAATtgtatatatggatttgattaTTGATTAACAATGAGAGTTACACCATGGTTACTTTTTTCAACTTTCATCGTAACTGTTGAcgccaacaaaaataaaataaaaaataaatagaagacaaaacaaaattgtattaaaatggTTGGGTGCCGGGAAGTATTCGTTGGAGTATGACTATTTAAATGCTTCACCGATCTCTCTCTATGACTCTACAGTCATCAAAGCTTTAAACTATATTATCTTTGATAAAATCCCTAATTCATATCTTTGAAACTgataaaagaaacaagaaatggcCTCTCAATTGCTCTTGCCACCAAACCCATTCACTAAATCAGTCTCAGCTAAAGTTTTCTTTACAGGTAATTCAAAATctattctgttttgtttctttttttggcatTAAAGTTCAATATATATTGTcttgagatttttttataatttttttttatttgattaggtGATTATCAAGGATTGAATGATTTAACGCTgaaaaaaagatcaaatcaaCCAGCAAAGGTTTCTAATGGATTTAGCATAAGAGCAAAAGCAACTTCGAGATCTACTCACAACAAATCATTCGTTGAGATTCCAAAACAATGGTACAATCTTGTCGCTGATCTTTCAGTGAAGCCTCCACCACCGTTGCATCCCAAGACTTTTGAACCGATCAAACCCGAAGATTTGTCACATCTTTTCCCTAATGAGTTGATTAAACAAGAAGCGACACAAGAGAGGTTTATTGATATCCCTGAGGAAGTTCTTGAAATCTATAAGCTTTGGCGTCCAACTCCTCTAAtcaggttcttttttttttttttttttttttttNNNNNNNNNNNNNNNNNNNNNNNNNNNNNNNNNNNNNNNNNNNNNNNNNNNNNNNNNNNNNNNNNNNNNNNNNNNNNNNNNNNNNNNNNNNNNNNNNNNNNNNNNNNNNNNNNNNNNNNNNNNNNNNNNNNNNNNNNNNNNNNNNNNNNNNNNNNNNNNNNNNNNNNNNNNNNNNNNNNNNNNNNNNNNNNNNNNNNNNNNNNNNNNNNNNNNNNNNNNNNNNNNNNNNNNNNNNNNNNNNNNNNNNNNNNNNNNNNNNNNNtttttttttttttttttttttttttttttttttcttttcttttccttatgtGATAGATGAATAAATTGGAATAGtgttttaatttacattttatttacgTTTGTAttttagtgtgttttttttccagTGATAGATGAATAAATTGGCCACAACTATCAGCATTTACACAGTTTTCCTTTGTTAATTGTAAATGGAAACGCATACgcaaaaattatttgtttgcgTTTGCACGTTGAAAATATGTCTTAcacaagaaaaaactaaaaaatgtgattacaaaaaaaaaaaattgttcttatGTATACGCAAATTAATAATGCAAATGTAGAAATTAGGTGGGAGAAATAGCTTTAAGGGTCTTAGGAATCACTGGGTTGTGTTGGAGACTTGGAGCCTTTGGTTTTTGGGAGAGTTGAAAATATCTTGCTTAGTTCAATGGTTCTTCATAATCCAGAGTCCAAATCTATTATTTTCACTGAAGTATATTTGGTTACTCCATATGAATTTCGTGttcttggtttggttttagaGCAAAGAGATTGGAGAAGCTTCTTCAGACACCTGCAAGGATTTACTTCAAGTATGAAGGTGGTAGCCCAGCTGGTTCACACAAACCCAACACAGCGGTTCCACAAGCTTATTACAACGCGAAAGAAGGCGTCAAGAACGTTGTGACAGAAACCGGTGCTGGCCAATGGGGCAGTTCTTTAGCATTTGCTTCTAGTCTCTTTGGCCTTGACTGCGAAGTAAGTAAGCATATAAACATTAGATTTTTCCAGTAAATTTTATCCGTTTTTGATAATTCCTTCGTTTCTTTTATGTTATGCCGACATTATAGGTATGGCAAGTAGCCAATTCGTATCACCAAAAGCCATATCGACGGTTGATGATGCAAACTTGGGGAGCAAAGGTTCATCCATCACCATCTGATCTCACTGAGGCTGGTCGAAGAATCCTCGAATCAGATCCATCAAGTCCAGGAAGTTTAGGCATTGCGATTTCAGAAGCTGTTGAAGTTGCTGCGAGAAACGAGGATACAAAATACTGTCTAGGGAGTGTACTGAACCATGTGTTGTTACACCAGACGATTATTGGAGAAGAATGCATTCAACAAATGGAAAATTTTGGCGAAACACCTGATGTGATTATAGGGTGTACTGGTGGAGGATCAAATTTTGCTGGTTTGAGTTTTCCTTTTATCCGGGAGAAACTCAAAGGCAAGATGAATCCTGTTATAAGAGCGGTTGAGCCCTCGGCTTGTCCTTCCCTGACCAAAGGGGTTTACGCTTATGATTTCGGCGATACGGCTGGATTAACTCCTTTGATGAAGATGCATACTTTAGGACATGACTTCATTCCTGATCCTATTCACGCCGGTAATAAAATAAGCTTTAACCCCAAAATCTTAAACACACTAAATGTGAAGAGTTCTCTGGCTTTTGGATACTTGATTTCTTGATTTCCtcatttcttgatttattttgtctttATCTATGCCAATGATAAGTAAGTTTTTAAACCCAAGATAAACACGCTTAATGCTTCTCAGAATTCTTTCTTGTGaatttcttgattcttgattcttgatttcttgtgtttttgtgtttttgttttcttgtgttcttgaaTTATTGGTTCTTGAATTATTGGTTTCCTGGTTTTCCTTTCGGCtaatatattgtgttttgtCTATGTTTTTTTGAAAGGTGGATTACGGTACCATGGAATGGCTCCCTTGATTTCACATGTTTATGAACAAGGTTTCATGGAAGCAATCTCAATTCCTCAAATCGAATGTTTCCAAGGTGGTTCTTAGCCTAATTGTGACTCACCTCAATTAGGTTTAGTTAACTTGACATTTTGTAGTTTCATTGGAATGTAATATCAACTTTCCGGTCTATTTTTTTTGCAGGTGCAATTCAGTTTGCAAGAACAGAAGGTATAATACCTGCACCCGAACCGACTCACGCCATTGCTGCAACCATAAGAGAAGCTCTCCGATGCAAAGAAACAGGAGAAGCAAAAGTGATACTGATGGCGATGTGTGGACATGGCCACTTCGACCTTACCTCTTATGACAAGTATTTACGAGGCGAATTGATAGACTTATCGTTCGGCGAAGAGAAGATACGAGAGTCTCTGTCCAAGGTTCCTCATGTTGTTTAGCTCCAATGATAGTACCGGTTTGATATTATAAACtttgttgttaaaaaataaaattataaacttttgttcttttttttcctggctttgatatattaaaagtttaaaactatataaatgcttttttttctttaatgaattaaAAAGGTTACCTGGACAGATCACAGAGATAAACCAAAATACTCCCTACTCCAAAGTATGTGTAGGTTCAATATTGTTattgtgaaaaataaattggaGCGTAGTTGTATTTTTTAAACCTTGTCTTCAAATGAGATTAAGAAAGACAGGATCAAACAACATAATACAAACCGATCAAGCTCAATTTGAGACAAAAGTATTTGAGTACAAGATAAGGAGATTATTAAAGATATATGAAATTTGGTGGAGAATGTTTAGATCGAGCTCAATTTGATGTAGATGCTTCATCGGTAATGGGTAGGACATGGACCCCAATTTGTTGAAGCATGTTACCGGATATTCCATGGAATCCAACGATCTTGTAGCCTTTTTTATGGTGGACAAAGCTTGATATTTTACCGAATCCAAAAGCTGGAGAGGTTCGTTTGTTAGTCTTGAACCTAAGCATCAGTATAACATTAAGGTCATCACTTCCATGTACTATATCATAATTTCCCTCCACTGTTGTGATGTATTCACTTGGATAGTCCAGCTCAAActggaaaacaagaaaaaaacaaaaaaaaaaatccatcacGAACACAATTTCAAAAAGAGTACATTTAACGTAACAACATATAATAAATAAGGATCGAAACTATAGTAATCACCTCTTCAACTCCATGTAGTGTGTTGCTACCATGATCAGCTCCAATCACCACCGCGGTGTCCTTGTTATACATAAACTTGACGAATGCAATAGAAACCTCGCcttttcctatatatatctttctaaCACCATCAAAATTACTCCCATCGTCCCATGAAGCACCTCCATCACCACCAGTACTGCCACCTAGTGCTTCTAGTTTCTCTCCAGCGGGAGGTGGAGGTGTCGGAGAAAAATATGCTCCANggaaaaaaaaaaaaaaaaaaaaaaaaaaaaacgaatccaTCACGAACACAATTTCATAAACAGAACATATAAcaacatataataattaaggATCGAGAAACTATAGTAATCACCTCTTCAACTCCATGTAGTGTGTTGCTACCATGATCAGCTCCAATCACCACCGCGCTGTCCTTGTTATACAGAAACTTGACGAATGCAATAGAAACCTCGCcttttcctatatatatctttctaaCACCATCAAAATTACTCCCATCGTCCCATGAAGCACTTCCATCACCATCATTACTGCCACCTAGTGCTTCTAGTTTCTCTCCAGCGGGAGGTGGAGGTGTCGGAGAAAAATATGCTCCAAGACTATTAATTAAACCATAAGATGATCCATAAAAGCCAACAAGAGCGCAACCGTTGTTCTCAAGCACGAGTTTGGTATGACTTCCATTCGAGAGGGTTCCATATGTTGGAGAAATTCTCCCTTTGGATGTTTTGAATGTCAGCGATGTAATCCCTCCTCGATCTACAAAAGTCCCTCCCACCGATGTGATATATTCATTTGGAAAGTTGACCACAAACTGCAAAATTTAGACTATTATGAACtcaacacacacaaacacatatattGTCACATAATTACTAGACTTGTGAGAAATATTTACCTCTTTTTCTTGATTAACTTTTCCATTATTTGTCCCGTGCTTACGCGTTACCACTCTTCCGCTGTTTTCGTAATCGAAGGCAATAGAATTTACATAATTGCTATCATGATAAACGTAAACCTTTCTTACGCCATCGTAAGCACCATCATCCCAATTAAAATTTGAACCATTTCCTTGTACTTCTAGTTTAGTAATAGGAAGTGTTTGGAAATATGCTCCAAGAGAATTTAAATTCTTCCCGGCATATCCATGAAACCCAGTGATCTTCTTACCAGGGGATGCAATTGAAAACCTTTTACCTATTTCAAATCCCATCATTTCAGAAGTATTAATGTTCGTCTTGAATTGAAGTCCTTGAATGATCCCTGACCCCTCATTATAGTAACCGTCAACTGAGACTAGATATTCATTCTTGAAATGGTTAATTTcaaactgccaaaaaaaaaaaaacagtaaagcAAATATTTGAATGAAATACTAGTgagatcaaatttttaaagGGACAGTACATACCAACGGTAGTGGGATGCCTTTACCCGAGCGACCACGGATTGGCCCATGTTTTGTCTTTCCATTTATGACATACTCAAACTTAATGTATTGTATGCCTTCGACGCCACTTCGTATCTCAATCTTTGTAACACCCTCATGGTCAGGGGATCCATCATCCCACTTTGTGCCTCCCTTTCCCCCTCTCGCCTCCATTCTAGTAGGTGCAATCCCAGTGAAATATGCTCCAAGTGATTCCAGTGATGGATAGTAGTTGGAAACTATGCAGCAGAAGAGGAGGTCAATTAAGTTTGTAATATTGGAAAAAAGTCAAAAGTGGcggatgaagaaaaataaacacttTGATAAATTAAAAGACTGTCTAACATATTTTTAGTCATAAAATACCGAATGCTTTTTAAACATTAGAACCGAAAAGAATTGGAACCAAATCGAAATATTTTGAGTACctgaaaataatcaaaatataattaacacgAAAAACTCAAAGAACCAGAACCTAATCAGTTTCCACTGATTTCTTATATGGATCCTAGAACAAAAAGACCGAAATAACCGTACGCCGACACCAGTTTTATAGATTAACTAAAAGTAATAAATCTATCTATGTATATTATAGTGTCCTCATTAAATCCTACACATGGTTGAATAGTGAGGTACGACTTACAAGATCCGTGAAATCCAATAATCTTCTTTCCATCGACTGCTAGTGAAAACTTAGTTCCATAGATATATCCCATCATTTGAGATACCTTCAAATTAGTTTTGAACTGAAGAGCACGGATTGTACCACCGTCAAAGTAACCCTCAAAAGATTGGAGATATTCATTTTCCCGATGGTTGATATTAAACTGTGaaatttgatgaaaaatatatatatcataaagcCAATATCGATCATCCACGTAAGTGAACTCTAAATAATAGTTCATCAATTAATTACCGTCATGGTGAAATTTGGTGACAAGGGAGTCTTGTATAATCCATTTTCCGACTGTCCATCAGTGATATAGTCGACACAAAAATCTCTTACCCTGTCATCAGTAAATGAGACATATATAGCTGTAACATCATCATGCTCGGATCCATCATCCCACGTTTTCTCTTGAACCTTAGACCCTACCGTTTCCAATCTTTGGATCATTTCGAACCTATGTTGATCCCTTCATAGATGTAAAGTATTGTGTAATTAGTCAGGAATTTGCATGCTTATAAACTGTAATACTCTTTCAATCCAGAGACCGTAGgttctatatatagatagagagatagagatatagagagagagagccagaGAGGGATTTTACCTCTTATGCTatagtagagagagagagagagagagagagagagagagagagagagagagagagaggcaaggATAGCTGATGAAAATTGAACAAGGGTAGAGGTGATGCAATAGAATTAATTATAGAAGCTGGGGATGAAGATGCCTTtttgtacataattttttagttttgctttttttttttattttacataaaagaACTCTTTTTTAGAGGGTCAATTAGTGACGGACAAAATTACGTTGGAGAaacaaatctatactaaataaaagtagaagctgCAAGCAAGCTTCTAAATCTATCTACTATaagatttaaaacaattaatcgGGATAGACCATctcaatatttaaatttttttcctatttCATTAACTAACAATTTAATActagaatattttatatacaaatatattttttttttcaaataaatatatataaaagaagaaatgtaaattttggaaaaaaaaatatagaatatatgaAACTAAcgttcttattcttcttttgttaattttttttattttccaacaaaaaaaataaaatggacaaaaatatatatttgattaacactaaatttttttaatataaataattaccGGAGGCATCCCATTCattcataacttttttaatttgtaaatttggagctattggtaaaattttattattggatcTAAAGAAGAATGATTGACGTTGCAAGACCTTGAATTGATGttgtttgaattaatttttgggatctaaagaagaaggattgatAACAAACATACATGttcagaaatttcaaaaaaagattttttctgaatcttcttttgtaaactcttatcctcctgtttgggcaaccaatctaggagtttttttttaattattaatgtttggttgaaaaaaaaaacaagcatacATGTTTTATTAGACGTATATGTGACCGTGTTCATATTTCTCTGCAAGTAACTTACAATTTTGTAGTATtgagtattttgatttgaaaagtttcaatatctGTGGATTTAAAACCGTGTATATGGCTGAAAATATCAATCAATTATTGAGTGCATGTGGTGACTATATTGGTCATGAAACGAGTGacccttttttattattattattaataataatctagtgatcccatactcactagcaacctaccCCCAATCAGACAACtacggataaccaaataaccagtattaattccataacaattaaaccaataaaccaatccAACATAAATCAAGGAACCAACAATCCTAGACAACATTCTAAGAACTCAACTCTAGTAACCTAatagaagccagacaacaaccaatcgagcaACTAGaacttcctcctcttcattgctttcattttacgatcacactttgcctttacctgcaccacaaacacaaattgataTGCATGAGTATTTATAAACCCTCAGTAAGGCAATTTttccatctactggactatacacacaagcaataagatctcttcatgccataaacaacaaacaataaaacaaactaaacaatatACAAAGCATTTGCATCATCAGTCGCTActgaagaagggtgtcgaccgacaccacaacTGGTGTCCATTGGCAGAGACCTGATACTATGAATCAGCAACtctagaggcattcaccagccccacatccttctcctgagccatctgcactctgctcagaagatctgatctatcagctgcctccaaacccatCGGCTCCTGAGAgatagcacacaacctcaatgcactgatctctcctaccagagaatccatgtcttgctcctgagccgaagccgcccgatTTTGACCCAAATTATCAGCAACCATGTTAGCCTTACTCGCGTGGTAGGCtttctccaaatcataatctgccaccagcgCCATCCAtggcctctgcctcaaattcagcttaggctgagtgaatatatacttcaggctcttatgatctgtaaacacatgtaccttggCACcgtaaagataagatctccaaatcttcagggcgaaaactacaacagccatctccaaatcatgagtaggaaaattgtcctcatgcttccgcaaagcgtaggcaatcacctttccatgctgcatcaacacacaccccaaaccaactctggatgcatctgtataaaccaaaTAGGGCTCTCCTTGCTCTGGCAatgccaacactggcgtagtagttaGCATCTCTTTCAGGCTTGCGAAACCCTCCTCGCACTCATGTAAACAAacaaacgggacatccttccctgtcaacttggTCATTGGTCATGtcctgcttgcaaacccctacACAAACATCCTGTAGTAACCtaccaaaccaagaaaactcCAGATCTCtatggcattctgcggtctaggccaattcatgatggcctgaatcttctccggatctacaaaAACTTCCCATGccgacacaatgtgacccaaaaAACCCATCTCttgctgccaaaaactacacttgctcaacttggtaaacaacttctgctcccgtagcttctccagaactgctctcaagtgtactgcatgctcctctaGACTCTTacaataaaccaggatatcatcgATAAAAATGATGACATACACATCTaaaaactcctggaacacgctgtccATCAATCGCATAAActctgctggcgcgttagtcaaacCAAAAGGCGTCACCACGAACTCGTAGTGctcatacctcgtcctgaatgcagtttTCCTCACATCTACCTtatctatcgggatctgatgctAGCCCGACGCTagatcaatcttggagaaccaagtagcacctctcagatgattcaacaactcatcgatcatgggaagagggtacttgttcttcatagtgacccGTTTCagaccccgataatcaatgtaCAAGCGGAAACTTCCATCCTTCTTAACAAAGAACACCAGTGCTCCCTATGATGAAGGGCTAGGAcgaatgaatcccttgctcaacaaaccCTCTGGTTGCTTTTTCaactctactagactaataatcaagtatgctaGCATCAACTCACCGCCACTTGaatatcaacacctcttgtctgtccaagaacctctagtaacttgcctcttagggaaacttccacaagatagcttattcaAAACTAGCTTTTCTGCTTgacaattctccacagcaaatcatgaATACaaacgtaataaaacaaataagtacCATGcattcgcatattctgattcaccgcatcaaatgctttgctaGCCGCCAACTCAAGCCACTTGAGCTACTTCCCCCGAGTAAGCTTATCAAATCCTTATACCTAGCATTCTCGTCCAAATCCAATGAACTTTAACCACCATCTTCACAACAATTAGTTTATCCCTCCTCAAAGGCGTCTCGTAAACTTTTGCACTTGGCATTCATGCCCTTCCCGGATCAACCGTGCTACAGCTCNTCATGCTTCCGcaaagcgtaggcaatcacctttccatgctgcatcaacacacaccccaaaccaactctggatgcatctgtataaaccaaaTAGGGCTCTCCTTGCTCTGGCAatgccaacactggcgtagtagttaGCATCTCTTTCAGGCTTGCGAAACCCTCCTCGCACTCATGTAAACAAacaaacgggacatccttccctgtcaacttggTCATTGGTCATGtcctgcttgcaaacccctacACAAACATCCTGTAGTAACCtaccaaaccaagaaaactcCAGATCTCtatggcattctgcggt
It encodes the following:
- the LOC104724211 gene encoding pheophytinase, chloroplastic-like isoform X1; this translates as MRALTWTGLAPRSTVLFRTTTSTVTSRRISLRRDRVCVRAIASSSSAAVSGVEAVELVEIGERSKKWKWKGEYSVNYFVKDSPEEVTPASQTVLLVHGFGASIPHWRRNINALSKNHTVYAIDLLGFGASDKPPGFSYTMESWAELILNFLEEVVQKPTILIGNSVGSLACVIAASETESQQDLVKGLVLLNCAGGMNNKAVFDDWRIKLLMPLLLLIDFLLKQRGIASALFNRVKDKENLKNILTNVYGNKDNVDDTLVEIIAGPANTEGALDAFVSILTGPPGPNPIKLIPEITKPVLVLWGDQDGLTPLDGPVGKYFASLPDELPNFNLYVLQGVGHCPQDDRPDLVHERLLPWLAQLTST
- the LOC104724211 gene encoding pheophytinase, chloroplastic-like isoform X2, giving the protein MRALTWTGLAPRSTVLFRTTTSTVTSRRISLRRDRVCVRAIASSSSAAVSGVEAVELVEIGERSKKWKWKGEYSVNYFVKDSPEEVTPASQTVLLVHGFGASIPHWRRNINALSKNHTVYAIDLLGFGASDKPPGFSYTMESWAELILNFLEEVVQKPTILIGNSVGSLACVIAASESQQDLVKGLVLLNCAGGMNNKAVFDDWRIKLLMPLLLLIDFLLKQRGIASALFNRVKDKENLKNILTNVYGNKDNVDDTLVEIIAGPANTEGALDAFVSILTGPPGPNPIKLIPEITKPVLVLWGDQDGLTPLDGPVGKYFASLPDELPNFNLYVLQGVGHCPQDDRPDLVHERLLPWLAQLTST
- the LOC104724212 gene encoding uncharacterized protein LOC104724212 is translated as MASQLLLPPNPFTKSVSAKVFFTGDYQGLNDLTLKKRSNQPAKVSNGFSIRAKATSRSTHNKSFVEIPKQWYNLVADLSVKPPPPLHPKTFEPIKPEDLSHLFPNELIKQEATQERFIDIPEEVLEIYKLWRPTPLIRAKRLEKLLQTPARIYFKYEGGSPAGSHKPNTAVPQAYYNAKEGVKNVVTETGAGQWGSSLAFASSLFGLDCEVWQVANSYHQKPYRRLMMQTWGAKVHPSPSDLTEAGRRILESDPSSPGSLGIAISEAVEVAARNEDTKYCLGSVLNHVLLHQTIIGEECIQQMENFGETPDVIIGCTGGGSNFAGLSFPFIREKLKGKMNPVIRAVEPSACPSLTKGVYAYDFGDTAGLTPLMKMHTLGHDFIPDPIHAGGLRYHGMAPLISHVYEQGFMEAISIPQIECFQGAIQFARTEGIIPAPEPTHAIAATIREALRCKETGEAKVILMAMCGHGHFDLTSYDKYLRGELIDLSFGEEKIRESLSKVPHVV
- the LOC104724213 gene encoding jacalin-related lectin 16-like isoform X1, with protein sequence MIQRLETVGSKVQEKTWDDGSEHDDVTAIYVSFTDDRVRDFCVDYITDGQSENGLYKTPLSPNFTMTFNINHRENEYLQSFEGYFDGGTIRALQFKTNLKVSQMMGYIYGTKFSLAVDGKKIIGFHGSFSNYYPSLESLGAYFTGIAPTRMEARGGKGGTKWDDGSPDHEGVTKIEIRSGVEGIQYIKFEYVINGKTKHGPIRGRSGKGIPLPLFEINHFKNEYLVSVDGYYNEGSGIIQGLQFKTNINTSEMMGFEIGKRFSIASPGKKITGFHGYAGKNLNSLGAYFQTLPITKLEVQGNGSNFNWDDGAYDGVRKVYVYHDSNYVNSIAFDYENSGRVVTRKHGTNNGKVNQEKEFVVNFPNEYITSVGGTFVDRGGITSLTFKTSKGRISPTYGTLSNGSHTKLVLENNGCALVGFYGSSYGLINSLGAYFSPTPPPPAGEKLEALGGSTGGDGGASWDDGSNFDGVRKIYIGKGEVSIAFVKFMYNKDTAVVIGADHGSNTLHGVEEFELDYPSEYITTVEGNYDIVHGSDDLNVILMLRFKTNKRTSPAFGFGKISSFVHHKKGYKIVGFHGISGNMLQQIGVHVLPITDEASTSN
- the LOC104724213 gene encoding jacalin-related lectin 16-like isoform X2 — its product is MIQRLETVGSKVQEKTWDDGSEHDDVTAIYVSFTDDRVRDFCVDYITDGQSENGLYKTPLSPNFTMTFNINHRENEYLQSFEGYFDGGTIRALQFKTNLKVSQMMGYIYGTKFSLAVDGKKIIGFHGSFSNYYPSLESLGAYFTGIAPTRMEARGGKGGTKWDDGSPDHEGVTKIEIRSGVEGIQYIKFEYVINGKTKHGPIRGRSGKGIPLPLFEINHFKNEYLVSVDGYYNEGSGIIQGLQFKTNINTSEMMGFEIGKRFSIASPGKKITGFHGYAGKNLNSLGAYFQTLPITKLEVQGNGSNFNWDDGAYDGVRKVYVYHDSNYVNSIAFDYENSGRVVTRKHGTNNGKVNQEKEFVVNFPNEYITSVGGTFVDRGGITSLTFKTSKGRISPTYGTLSNGSHTKLVLENNGCALVGFYGSSYGLINSLGAYFSPTPPPPAGEKLEALGGSNDGDGSASWDDGSNFDGVRKIYIGKGEVSIAFVKFLYNKDSAVVIGADHGSNTLHGVEEFELDYPSEYITTVEGNYDIVHGSDDLNVILMLRFKTNKRTSPAFGFGKISSFVHHKKGYKIVGFHGISGNMLQQIGVHVLPITDEASTSN